A window of Aeromicrobium duanguangcaii genomic DNA:
TCGGGCAACGCGTCGCCGCCGTCGGCGGCACCCTCGAGGTCGACTCGCCAGAGGGTGGCCCGACCGTGGTCACCGCTCGGATCCCGCTCGGGTGACGGCCGGCGGTGTGACCGCACGCGAGTCGATGGCCGATGCTGGTGCGATGCGCATCGTGATCGCCGACGACTCGGTCCTGCTCCGGGAAGGGCTGAGCCTGCTGCTGGCCGAAGCCGGTCACGAGGTCGTGGCCCAGGCCGGTGACGGGCCGGGCTTCGTGTCGGCGATGACCGACCATCGTCCGGACGTCGGCGTCGTCGACGTCCGGATGCCGCCGAGCCACACCGACGAGGGTCTGCGGTCCGCGGTCGCCGTGCGGGCCCAGTGGCCCGGGGCGCGGATCATGGTCCTGAGCCAGTACGTCGAGGTCTCGTACGCCGACGACCTCCTGGCCGGGGGAGAGGGTGGCGTGGGCTACCTGCTGAAGGACCGCGTCAGCAACGTCGACGACTTCCTGGGTGCGCTCGACCAGATCGTGAGCGGTGGCACTGTCCTGGATCCCCAGGTGGTCCAGCAGTGGATGGGGCGTCGAGCC
This region includes:
- a CDS encoding LuxR C-terminal-related transcriptional regulator, with the protein product MRIVIADDSVLLREGLSLLLAEAGHEVVAQAGDGPGFVSAMTDHRPDVGVVDVRMPPSHTDEGLRSAVAVRAQWPGARIMVLSQYVEVSYADDLLAGGEGGVGYLLKDRVSNVDDFLGALDQIVSGGTVLDPQVVQQWMGRRADPVAALTPRERDVLALMAEGRSNHAIAGALHVTEGAVEKHTQRIFAKLGLHADESDHRRVRAVLGWLRSTSRGD